A genomic region of Romeriopsis navalis LEGE 11480 contains the following coding sequences:
- a CDS encoding DUF2605 domain-containing protein: MFALPPDPDLLKQVLAPLLEDFQYWFERSSKLLQSTQLDFMDAADQQDLLGRVLEAQQAVQVAQSLLAATDGQAGVEMTVLMGWHKLVTECWSLSMQHRSENKGSAQ, translated from the coding sequence ATGTTCGCTCTGCCGCCCGATCCAGACTTGCTCAAACAGGTTCTAGCCCCACTGCTAGAGGACTTTCAGTATTGGTTTGAACGCTCGTCCAAGCTTTTGCAATCGACCCAACTTGACTTTATGGATGCGGCTGATCAGCAGGATCTGCTGGGCCGAGTTTTAGAAGCGCAACAAGCGGTCCAAGTTGCGCAAAGTCTACTCGCAGCCACCGATGGCCAAGCCGGGGTCGAAATGACGGTGCTGATGGGCTGGCATAAGCTAGTGACCGAATGCTGGTCGCTCAGTATGCAACATCGATCGGAGAACAAGGGTTCGGCCCAATAA
- a CDS encoding DUF2973 domain-containing protein has translation MLQILYILAFVIVAFLAMGNLIRNILTLGAESTRPVGERSRLSQRATSLRSSHPELLDDEGQVIEEPLLVMKSMTVEDARERLDAIYRSSPGGESSSSNTEGA, from the coding sequence ATGCTTCAAATCCTTTATATTCTAGCCTTCGTGATTGTCGCGTTTCTCGCGATGGGAAATCTCATCCGCAACATTTTGACGTTAGGCGCCGAATCCACCCGTCCCGTGGGCGAACGTTCGCGGCTCAGTCAGCGGGCGACATCTTTGCGCTCGTCCCATCCCGAATTGTTGGATGACGAAGGCCAAGTGATCGAAGAGCCACTGCTCGTGATGAAATCTATGACCGTCGAGGATGCGCGGGAGCGTTTGGATGCGATTTACCGATCCTCGCCGGGTGGGGAATCCAGCAGTTCCAATACCGAAGGGGCTTAG